The Synechococcus sp. WH 8101 sequence AGCCCAGACCTTCCCCCCGGAGCCAGTGCTGGAAGAGTGCTGCGAACCGGAGCTGGGGGATCAGGGCTGGTTAAATCCCGACTTCGATCTACCCCGTCGACCGGAACGCTTGCTGGAGCGCCGCCCGGTGGCCCCACCACCGTTGCGGCGACCGGTCACCCTCGGCGAACTGATCGAACAGCTCGAATCGATCGCTGAACAACTCGACTCCGATGAGCTGGAGCTGCGGCGACGCCAACGGCAGAAGCGCTTCAGTCGTCGCGAAGCGATTGCCCAGGTGGCCGCCCTCGCCCACCGGGAGAAACTGCCGGAAACCACCGCCGCCCTTGGCGTGTTCCTGAGCCATTGGGAGGCAGCCCTTCACTGGACCGATTTCGAAGCCCTCGTTGAACACTGGGCTGACGCTGCCGCTGCGGATCTAGACACCGATCGGGTGGGGGTGTTCTGGGCCCTGCTCTTCCTCTCCTCCCAGGGGCAGGTGGAGCTACAGCAGGAGGGACACCTGCATGCCCCACTCCGGCTGAAACGAGTGCTGGCTCCAGGCAGTGCGGCCCAGTTGCCGCTCACGACGCTGCAGGTGCCAGCTGTCATGCCGGCCAAGGAGGCGAGGGCGGCGTAGGCGGCCCTTTATGTTGATGCATCCGAACTGAGGCCTCGAGACGTCGATGAAGGCGATGATCCTGGCGGCGGGCAAGGGAACGCGGGTCCAGCCGATCACGCACGTGATCCCCAAGCCGATGATCCCGATCCTGCAGAAGCCGGTGATGGAGTTTCTGTTGGAGCTGCTCAAGGAGCACGGCTTCAAGGAGGTGATGGTGAATGTGTCGCACCTCGCCGAAGAAATCGAGAATTACTTCCGCGACGGCCAACGCTTCGGTGTGGAAATCGCTTACAGCTTTGAGGGCAGGATTGAAGATGGCGAACTGATCGGCGATGCCCTGGGGTCGGCCGGCGGCCTCAAGAAGATCCAGGATTTCCAACCCTTTTTCGATGACACCTTCGTGGTGCTCTGCGGCGATGCCCTGATCGACCTGGATCTCAGCGAGGCGGTGCGTCGCCACAGGGAGAAGGGGGCGATCGCCAGCCTCGTCACCAAACGGGTGCCTCGCGATCAGGTGAGCAGCTACGGCGTCGTCGTTACCGACGAGCAGGACTGCATCCGCGCCTTCCAGGAAAAACCGAAGGTGGAGGAAGCCCTCAGCGACACGATCAACACCGGCATCTACATCTTTGAGCCGGAGATCTTTGCCCACATCCCCTCCGGGCAACCATTCGACATCGGCTCCGACCTGTTCCCGAAGCTGGTGGAGCTGGGGTCACCCTTCTATGCCCTGCCGATGGATTTCGAATGGGTGGATATCGGCAAAGTGCCCGATTACTGGCAGGCGATTCGCAGCGTGCTTCAAGGCGAGGTGCGTCAGGTCGGCATCCCGGGCAAGGAGGTGCGACCAGGGGTGTACACCGGCCTGAATGTGGCTGCCAACTGGGACACGATCAAGGTGCAGGGCCCTGTGTACGTGGGTGGAATGACCAAGATCGAAGACGGCGCGACGATTCTCGGCCCGTCGATGATCGGCCCCAGCTGTCACATCTGCGAAGGCGCCGTGATCGATAACTCGATCATTTTTGATTATTCACGAATCGGCCCCGGGGTGCAGCTGGTGGAGAAGCTGGTGTTCGGCCGCTACTGCGTCGGCAAGAACGGCGACCACTTCGATCTGCAGGAAGCAGCCCTCGACTGGCTGATCACCGATGCCCGTCGTCAGGATCTGGTGGAACCCTCGCCCCAGCAGAAGGCGATGGCTGAGCTGCTCGGCACCGATCTCACGACTGCAGCGACTTAACAGCCTGCGACTTAACTGCCTGGAAATTCACAGCATCCGAGCTGACGCCTGCCTGGCGGAGGATCTCAGGGATCCGCTCCTCCGCTTTCACCGCCATCAGGTGCACCCCCTGGGCGATGCCCAGATAGCGACGCACCTGCTCGGCGGCAATGGCCACTCCTTCGGCCGCAGGGTTCTCGGCGTTGGCCAAACGCTCGATCAGAGCTTCGGGAATGCAGGCTCCGGGCACCATCCGATTGATGAACTGGGCGTTGCGGGCCGATTTGAGCAGAAACACTCCAGCCAGCACTGGCAGCTCTAACGGTGCCGCCAACTCACGGCAGAAGCGCTCCAACACAGCGGCATCCATCACCATCTGGGTCTGCACAAACTGGGCACCGGCCTTGCGCTTGCGTTCCAACCGCCTGGAGAGGCCGCTCCAGCTGGAGGCATGAGGATCGGCGGCAGCCCCCGCAAACAGGCTGGTGGGCCCATCCGCCAGGGTCTCCTTCACTGGATCCATGCCGCTGTTAAAAGCCGTGACCTGCTGGAGCAGACGCACCGATTCGAGCTCGTTGACAGGCCGGGCTCCGGGCTGATCCCCCGCCTTCACAGGGTCACCGGTGAGGCATAGAAGGTTGCGGATCCCCAGAGCATGGGCCCCGAGCAGATCCGCCTGCAGCGCAATCCGATTGCGATCGCGGCAGGCCATCTGCAGCACCGGTTCATGGCCTGCATCCAGAAGCAAGCGGCAGAGGGCGAGGCTGCTCATCCGCATCACGGCCCGGCTGCCATCCGTCACATTGATGGCATGCACCCGGCCCCGCAGCAGCTCCGCCATCGCCAGGGCATGGCTGGGATCCCCTCCCCGTGGCGGCATCACCTCCGCCGTGATCGCTGCCTCTCCAGACAGCAGGACGCGCTGCAGCGCACTCACCAAACCGATTCACCCTTGAACCCCGGCCACTATGGGGGATCAGGTCACTGCCCCGCGCCTAGGATAACAAGACAGGCGTGGGAATCGGTGACCATGGCCCATGGCAGCGACTCCGGCTCCCCATCGATCGATCTCTCGACC is a genomic window containing:
- a CDS encoding NDP-sugar synthase, whose translation is MKAMILAAGKGTRVQPITHVIPKPMIPILQKPVMEFLLELLKEHGFKEVMVNVSHLAEEIENYFRDGQRFGVEIAYSFEGRIEDGELIGDALGSAGGLKKIQDFQPFFDDTFVVLCGDALIDLDLSEAVRRHREKGAIASLVTKRVPRDQVSSYGVVVTDEQDCIRAFQEKPKVEEALSDTINTGIYIFEPEIFAHIPSGQPFDIGSDLFPKLVELGSPFYALPMDFEWVDIGKVPDYWQAIRSVLQGEVRQVGIPGKEVRPGVYTGLNVAANWDTIKVQGPVYVGGMTKIEDGATILGPSMIGPSCHICEGAVIDNSIIFDYSRIGPGVQLVEKLVFGRYCVGKNGDHFDLQEAALDWLITDARRQDLVEPSPQQKAMAELLGTDLTTAAT
- a CDS encoding methylenetetrahydrofolate reductase, with the translated sequence MVSALQRVLLSGEAAITAEVMPPRGGDPSHALAMAELLRGRVHAINVTDGSRAVMRMSSLALCRLLLDAGHEPVLQMACRDRNRIALQADLLGAHALGIRNLLCLTGDPVKAGDQPGARPVNELESVRLLQQVTAFNSGMDPVKETLADGPTSLFAGAAADPHASSWSGLSRRLERKRKAGAQFVQTQMVMDAAVLERFCRELAAPLELPVLAGVFLLKSARNAQFINRMVPGACIPEALIERLANAENPAAEGVAIAAEQVRRYLGIAQGVHLMAVKAEERIPEILRQAGVSSDAVNFQAVKSQAVKSLQS
- a CDS encoding segregation/condensation protein A, producing the protein MSDAELIRGSEGGARLAIRLLQDAAQRGDLDPWDVDVIAVVDGFLDQLRQRIAVPRQVARALQGRGGSYEQDLADSSEAFLAASVLVGLKAEVLEAQTFPPEPVLEECCEPELGDQGWLNPDFDLPRRPERLLERRPVAPPPLRRPVTLGELIEQLESIAEQLDSDELELRRRQRQKRFSRREAIAQVAALAHREKLPETTAALGVFLSHWEAALHWTDFEALVEHWADAAAADLDTDRVGVFWALLFLSSQGQVELQQEGHLHAPLRLKRVLAPGSAAQLPLTTLQVPAVMPAKEARAA